From the genome of Ignavibacteriales bacterium, one region includes:
- a CDS encoding GNAT family protein — protein sequence MSDSKQLAEFPQIETERLILRKLSLADVNDIFEYASNPEVSEFLPWETHKTIEDTHFFLELVEAQFNESNIIVLGIELKAEKKLIGTIALRNWDKADRCIDLGYVISNNYWNKGFTTEAVKVVIKYGFEELNANRVEAHCDENNIASYRVMEKAGMKYEGTLRQKVLMKNKFVNMRFYSVLKEEYNK from the coding sequence ATGAGCGATTCCAAACAACTCGCGGAATTTCCGCAAATTGAAACCGAACGATTGATTCTGCGTAAACTAAGCTTGGCTGATGTAAATGATATTTTCGAATACGCTTCAAATCCGGAAGTCTCGGAATTCTTACCATGGGAAACTCACAAGACGATCGAAGACACTCATTTTTTTCTAGAGCTAGTTGAAGCTCAATTTAATGAATCAAATATCATCGTTTTGGGAATTGAATTAAAAGCAGAAAAAAAATTGATTGGTACAATTGCCTTACGTAATTGGGATAAAGCAGACCGTTGTATAGATCTTGGCTATGTTATATCAAATAATTATTGGAATAAAGGATTTACAACAGAGGCTGTTAAAGTTGTAATCAAATATGGGTTCGAAGAATTAAACGCTAATCGTGTTGAAGCTCATTGTGATGAAAATAATATCGCATCCTACCGGGTCATGGAAAAAGCAGGAATGAAGTATGAAGGTACGTTGCGTCAAAAAGTTTTAATGAAAAATAAATTTGTAAATATGAGATTCTATTCCGTATTAAAAGAGGAATATAATAAATGA
- a CDS encoding response regulator transcription factor produces the protein MKNKIKILLVEDDANLGTLLREFLSVKGFDVTHALNGEDGFNHFKANKFDLCLIDIMMPKMDGFSLAKKIRMIDKQTPFLFVTAKSMLDDKLEGFKIGADDYVTKPFSMEELIMRMNAIMKRTKNVQMEDDRNEFNIGEYSFDYNKRILYHGGNEQRLTQKECDLFRLLCINKNKILERSEALTRIWKDESYFTGRSMDVYITKLRNYLKQDKSIEIINVHGTGFKLISK, from the coding sequence GTGAAAAATAAAATTAAAATACTTTTAGTAGAGGATGACGCAAATCTTGGAACTCTGCTGCGTGAATTTCTTTCTGTTAAAGGATTTGATGTTACTCATGCTCTAAACGGTGAAGATGGATTCAATCATTTTAAAGCGAATAAGTTCGATCTGTGTTTGATTGATATTATGATGCCTAAGATGGACGGTTTCTCACTTGCGAAAAAAATCCGTATGATTGATAAACAAACACCATTTCTTTTTGTAACCGCAAAATCTATGCTAGATGATAAATTGGAGGGTTTTAAAATAGGCGCGGACGATTATGTGACAAAGCCTTTTAGTATGGAAGAGCTTATTATGCGGATGAATGCAATTATGAAGCGGACTAAAAATGTTCAGATGGAAGATGACAGAAATGAATTTAATATCGGCGAGTATAGTTTTGATTACAATAAAAGAATTTTATACCACGGCGGCAATGAACAAAGGCTTACACAAAAAGAATGCGACTTGTTTAGACTGCTTTGCATTAACAAAAATAAAATTTTGGAACGATCTGAAGCCCTGACTAGAATTTGGAAAGACGAGAGTTACTTTACGGGTCGAAGTATGGATGTATACATAACAAAACTCCGGAATTATCTAAAGCAGGATAAATCAATTGAAATTATAAATGTACACGGAACCGGCTTCAAACTTATCTCCAAATAA
- a CDS encoding phosphoribosylanthranilate isomerase, with protein sequence MTRVKICCISSIEEARLAIKFGASAIGLVSEMPSGPGVISEELITEIAGQIPPGISTFLLTSKQSVEEIIGQQQRCKTNTIQICDKIVKGTYAELKNSLPGIKIVQVIHVSGEDSINEAVEVSKDIDALLLDSGNQKLEIKELGGTGRTHNWSISAKIVESVKIPVFLAGGLNAQNVADAVHQVKPFGVDLCSGVRTNGKLDEQKVKSFFTNLNDMVK encoded by the coding sequence ATGACACGCGTGAAGATTTGTTGTATCTCATCAATTGAAGAAGCACGACTTGCAATAAAATTTGGTGCATCTGCAATAGGGTTGGTTTCAGAAATGCCGAGCGGGCCGGGCGTAATTTCAGAAGAATTGATTACAGAAATTGCCGGGCAAATACCTCCGGGCATCTCGACTTTTCTTCTCACAAGTAAACAATCTGTAGAAGAAATCATAGGACAACAGCAAAGATGTAAAACAAACACAATTCAAATTTGCGATAAAATTGTGAAAGGAACTTATGCAGAATTAAAGAATTCTTTGCCTGGGATAAAAATTGTTCAAGTAATTCATGTTTCGGGAGAAGATTCAATTAATGAAGCTGTCGAAGTCTCAAAAGATATTGATGCGCTGCTTCTTGATTCTGGAAATCAAAAACTTGAGATAAAGGAATTAGGTGGTACAGGAAGAACTCACAATTGGAGCATAAGCGCAAAAATAGTTGAGTCGGTTAAAATTCCTGTATTTCTGGCGGGCGGTCTTAATGCGCAAAATGTTGCCGATGCCGTTCATCAAGTAAAGCCCTTCGGAGTGGATCTTTGTTCGGGTGTAAGGACTAACGGAAAATTAGATGAGCAAAAAGTGAAATCATTTTTTACAAATCTAAATGATATGGTAAAATGA
- a CDS encoding Rieske (2Fe-2S) protein, whose amino-acid sequence MKLDRRKFLNTLLSVGGIGGILAVFYPIFSFLIPPKSAEPKVNSVKAGMSSEFPTNSYKIVKFGRKPVILIKTEDNQYKALSASCTHLDCIVQYKNDTKQIWCACHNGVYDLNGRNVSGPPPRPLEEYDVKIIKDEIVITKMG is encoded by the coding sequence ATGAAATTAGATAGACGAAAATTTCTGAACACACTTTTAAGTGTTGGAGGAATCGGCGGCATCTTAGCGGTGTTTTATCCGATCTTTTCATTTTTAATTCCTCCCAAAAGCGCTGAGCCAAAAGTGAATTCTGTTAAAGCTGGAATGAGTTCCGAGTTTCCAACCAACAGTTACAAGATAGTCAAGTTTGGTAGAAAGCCGGTCATTCTAATTAAAACAGAGGACAATCAATATAAAGCGTTGTCCGCCAGCTGCACACATTTGGACTGCATTGTACAGTATAAAAATGATACAAAGCAGATCTGGTGTGCATGTCATAACGGCGTTTATGATCTTAACGGGCGTAATGTTTCAGGACCGCCGCCAAGACCCCTGGAAGAATATGATGTAAAAATAATTAAAGATGAGATTGTTATTACTAAAATGGGTTAA
- a CDS encoding HAMP domain-containing sensor histidine kinase, with amino-acid sequence MKERKIKIIVTLMSLAVIGLIAVQMYWISNLIQVERERFHRNAFRSLIRVVDQIDKEEAAKTVLANILHKSETTVSVKSKNNAKQKEIGIFVGDSSSKSKMVKIFSDEAPYKVNPKNDFDSTMKGVQLRVFAYSPNSRANMQRYVWRSDFDTIVRNRQSLIQRVITEMVEVNSQKKIEDRISTEQLDKLLTQEFKSRLLNTDFYFGVYKTKNNSFTLVKKGTDTTEIRKSRLRTLLFPAEMFLDRNELVVYFPDEQTQILSSIVGMMSLSVGLILVIVAVFFKTVQMFVRQKKITQVKNDLINNITHEFKTPISTISIACEALNEPTLISEKDSVMRYSKIIKEENDRLKIMVETLLNTAAMEKSEFNLSREEVDLHELIRSAVLMYDEAIKLKEGKINFELNANPSTIMCDDFHVTNIIANLMDNAIKYNERTPEITITTKNINKSIVVTVKDNGIGIPKEFQGKIFETFYRVASGNVQNVRGFGIGLSYAKKIIEAHNGKISVSSDDGKGSQFELILPIDGK; translated from the coding sequence ATGAAAGAACGAAAAATAAAAATTATTGTAACATTGATGAGCCTGGCGGTTATCGGCTTAATTGCAGTTCAGATGTATTGGATTTCAAATTTGATCCAAGTTGAAAGGGAACGATTTCATAGAAATGCTTTTCGTTCTCTTATAAGAGTAGTGGATCAAATTGACAAGGAAGAAGCTGCAAAAACAGTTCTTGCAAATATTTTGCATAAATCCGAAACTACTGTTTCCGTTAAAAGTAAAAATAATGCCAAGCAAAAGGAAATCGGAATTTTTGTTGGCGATAGCTCTTCAAAATCTAAGATGGTAAAAATATTCAGCGACGAAGCGCCTTACAAAGTTAATCCTAAGAATGATTTTGATTCAACCATGAAAGGTGTACAGTTAAGAGTATTTGCATACTCTCCAAATAGCAGAGCAAACATGCAGCGATACGTCTGGCGGTCGGATTTTGATACGATTGTTAGAAATCGGCAATCGCTTATTCAAAGAGTTATTACGGAAATGGTAGAGGTTAATTCTCAAAAGAAAATTGAAGACCGTATCTCTACAGAACAATTGGATAAACTTCTTACGCAAGAATTTAAGAGCCGTCTCTTGAATACTGATTTTTATTTTGGTGTCTATAAGACAAAAAATAACAGTTTTACATTAGTTAAAAAAGGTACAGATACTACGGAAATCAGAAAATCGAGATTAAGGACACTTCTCTTTCCGGCAGAAATGTTTCTCGATAGAAATGAATTGGTTGTTTATTTTCCGGATGAACAGACTCAAATTTTAAGTTCAATCGTCGGTATGATGAGTCTTTCTGTTGGATTAATCTTGGTCATAGTTGCAGTCTTTTTCAAAACAGTTCAAATGTTTGTGCGCCAGAAGAAAATTACTCAAGTAAAAAATGATTTGATAAACAACATCACGCACGAATTTAAAACACCAATTTCAACTATCTCAATTGCGTGTGAAGCATTAAACGAACCGACGCTTATAAGCGAAAAAGATTCTGTGATGCGTTATTCAAAAATCATCAAAGAAGAAAACGACCGGTTGAAAATAATGGTTGAGACTCTTCTGAATACAGCCGCTATGGAAAAAAGCGAGTTCAACTTATCTAGAGAAGAAGTTGATCTGCACGAATTAATCCGCTCGGCTGTATTGATGTACGATGAAGCGATAAAACTTAAAGAAGGAAAAATAAATTTCGAATTGAACGCCAATCCATCAACTATTATGTGTGATGACTTTCATGTAACAAATATTATTGCGAACCTTATGGATAATGCTATTAAGTATAATGAACGCACGCCCGAAATAACCATTACTACAAAAAACATAAATAAATCAATTGTTGTAACAGTAAAAGATAACGGAATTGGAATTCCTAAAGAATTTCAAGGGAAAATTTTTGAAACATTTTACCGTGTAGCAAGCGGCAACGTACAAAACGTACGCGGTTTTGGAATTGGCTTGAGTTATGCAAAAAAAATCATCGAAGCACATAACGGTAAAATTTCTGTTTCGAGCGATGACGGAAAAGGAAGCCAATTTGAATTAATACTTCCGATAGATGGCAAATAG
- a CDS encoding cytochrome b N-terminal domain-containing protein: MIGNIGNKIISWIDERYDLSPLNNMLKHKKVPVHKHSMWYYMGGVTLFLFLVQLLTGILLLLYYRPGEDSAYESVRFIVTEVRFGWLIRNVHSWSANLLVFFAFIHMFSVFFSKAYEKPRELTWITGFIVLVLTLAFGFSGYLLPWNELAYFATKVGTDIVGVVPVIGEPLKTFLRGGEEVTGATLSRFFGIHVAILPAIFTVFLTFHLLFIQRQGMHEPEHFKNLPEEKKKYISFFPDFALKDLLLWVIVFNILIFLALYFPWELGNKADAFAAAPAGIKPEWYFMFMFQSLKLLPAHILFLEGELLGVLFFGVAGIVWMLVPYIKVKHKHNWKIQPLTLIGIIIVAFIVIMTVIGYLV, from the coding sequence ATGATCGGGAATATTGGAAATAAAATTATTTCATGGATTGATGAACGGTATGATCTCTCTCCGTTAAATAATATGCTCAAGCACAAAAAGGTTCCTGTCCATAAACATTCAATGTGGTATTATATGGGCGGGGTAACTCTGTTTTTGTTTTTGGTCCAGTTACTAACAGGAATACTTCTCCTTCTTTATTATAGACCGGGCGAAGACAGTGCCTACGAAAGTGTACGCTTCATAGTAACCGAAGTTAGATTCGGGTGGTTGATAAGAAATGTGCACAGTTGGTCGGCAAATTTATTAGTGTTCTTTGCTTTTATTCATATGTTCAGTGTTTTCTTTTCCAAAGCTTATGAAAAACCGCGCGAGTTAACTTGGATAACCGGCTTTATTGTTTTGGTTCTTACCCTTGCATTCGGATTCAGTGGTTATCTTTTGCCATGGAATGAACTTGCATATTTTGCTACAAAGGTTGGAACAGATATCGTCGGAGTTGTTCCGGTAATTGGAGAACCGTTAAAAACATTTTTGCGAGGCGGTGAAGAAGTAACTGGCGCCACTCTATCACGTTTCTTTGGAATTCACGTTGCAATTCTTCCTGCCATATTTACTGTTTTTTTAACATTTCATTTATTGTTTATTCAGCGTCAAGGAATGCACGAGCCGGAACATTTCAAAAATTTACCGGAAGAAAAGAAAAAGTATATTTCTTTTTTTCCGGATTTTGCTTTGAAAGATCTTCTTTTGTGGGTTATTGTTTTTAATATTTTGATTTTTTTAGCACTTTATTTCCCGTGGGAATTAGGAAATAAGGCTGATGCTTTTGCGGCAGCTCCTGCCGGAATAAAACCTGAATGGTACTTTATGTTCATGTTCCAGTCACTGAAACTTCTTCCAGCGCATATTTTATTTCTAGAAGGCGAGTTGCTCGGAGTATTGTTTTTTGGCGTTGCGGGTATTGTCTGGATGCTGGTTCCATACATTAAAGTGAAGCATAAACACAATTGGAAAATTCAGCCTTTAACCTTAATTGGAATTATTATTGTTGCGTTCATTGTGATAATGACCGTCATCGGTTATTTAGTATAG
- a CDS encoding NapC/NirT family cytochrome c: MKLKLPHSSQNWVSLVGATIALISLFMIIFLFVITFTSGGGTYLGLVVYIILPGFLFMGLVIIPVGMFLKVRRDRKKHILPATEWPQVNLNNIRHRHAFFIFAAGTTIFLFLTAFGSYEAFHYTESVEFCGKLCHNVMAPEYTAYQNSPHARVACVDCHVGTGASWYVRSKLSGLYQVYAVTLGTVPRPIETPISNLRPARETCEQCHWPQKFYSRKLVTQRHYMPDENNSEWDISLTMKIGAQISALGTQEGIHWHINPNVKIEYKSADSKREKIPWVRYTNLKTGEVFVYQDKNESVTKSALDTMQTRTMDCMDCHNRPSHNYQPPTFFLNNALAAGTIPKELPWIKSKALEIMDKKFSTTDTAMIVIRDEINKYYKEKYPDIYSNKKYLVDKAVQGIQEAFKKNIFPEMKVRWNVYPNNIGHMEFMGCFRCHNDNHATPQGRVIKRDCNQCHLINAQGPPDKLEVSPINAFLIFKHPDKESGDAWKEMACVECHTGVNP; this comes from the coding sequence ATGAAACTAAAATTACCTCATTCATCTCAAAATTGGGTTTCATTGGTTGGTGCTACTATTGCATTGATCAGTCTTTTCATGATAATCTTTTTATTTGTTATCACCTTCACTTCCGGAGGAGGAACTTACTTAGGACTAGTTGTATATATAATTCTCCCCGGATTTTTGTTTATGGGTTTGGTAATAATTCCTGTCGGTATGTTTCTAAAGGTTAGAAGAGATCGGAAAAAACATATTCTCCCTGCAACAGAGTGGCCACAGGTAAATCTAAACAATATCCGCCACAGACATGCCTTCTTTATATTTGCTGCTGGAACAACAATTTTTCTTTTTCTAACTGCGTTCGGCAGTTACGAAGCATTTCATTACACGGAATCGGTTGAGTTTTGTGGTAAACTCTGCCACAATGTGATGGCACCTGAATACACAGCATATCAAAATTCACCTCATGCAAGAGTAGCCTGTGTTGATTGCCATGTTGGAACAGGCGCAAGCTGGTATGTTAGATCTAAACTTTCCGGTTTGTACCAAGTTTATGCTGTTACTCTGGGTACCGTACCAAGACCAATTGAAACGCCGATCTCAAACTTACGCCCGGCACGTGAGACGTGCGAACAATGTCATTGGCCTCAAAAATTTTATTCTAGAAAACTTGTAACTCAAAGACATTATATGCCCGATGAAAATAATTCTGAGTGGGATATTTCTTTGACGATGAAAATTGGTGCTCAAATAAGCGCACTTGGAACTCAAGAAGGAATTCATTGGCACATTAACCCAAATGTTAAGATAGAATACAAATCTGCCGATAGTAAACGTGAAAAAATTCCTTGGGTTAGATATACTAACTTAAAAACCGGTGAAGTGTTTGTTTATCAAGACAAAAATGAAAGTGTTACAAAAAGTGCATTGGATACAATGCAGACACGCACAATGGACTGCATGGATTGTCACAACAGACCGTCTCATAATTATCAGCCGCCAACATTCTTCTTAAATAATGCACTTGCGGCTGGCACAATTCCAAAAGAACTTCCTTGGATAAAATCCAAGGCGCTTGAAATTATGGACAAGAAATTTTCTACTACCGATACGGCAATGATTGTTATTAGAGATGAGATAAACAAATATTACAAAGAGAAGTATCCCGATATTTATTCGAATAAAAAATATTTAGTTGATAAGGCAGTTCAAGGAATTCAGGAAGCATTTAAGAAAAATATTTTCCCGGAAATGAAAGTCCGGTGGAATGTCTATCCTAATAATATTGGACATATGGAATTTATGGGGTGTTTCCGCTGCCATAATGATAATCACGCAACCCCTCAAGGCAGAGTAATAAAAAGGGATTGTAATCAATGTCATCTAATAAATGCACAAGGACCGCCGGATAAATTGGAAGTTTCACCGATAAATGCATTCCTAATATTCAAACATCCCGATAAAGAGAGCGGCGATGCGTGGAAAGAAATGGCTTGTGTTGAATGCCATACCGGAGTTAACCCATAA
- a CDS encoding DUF2339 domain-containing protein encodes MDSSSEHEVNNQLKTYLINLEKRISRIEEKLDLEKFSSEDNFELPSFIPQNISERADSLETQIGQFWFAKVGIVILAIGIIFLMTFPYQNLPSFFPSLVGIILTGILFLLSNYWKTSLQFISQYAFGEGLLLLYFSTLRLHFFSVTPAIESSTLEVILLLIVSSIHISLSYKRRSTYLMAIGVTLLSLSMLIADNSWLIFFVLILISGLSVYLKQKLNWTSFFTFAILLVFFTHLIWFIGNPVAGNKISLQSSPLFNIYFLLIYALIFAYGNILGERGEKESLNTILNTMFNSILCFLLVLIISLTKFSETLTVSGLVSSVVFLFLSAIYYEKRKSKYSTFFYAILGYTALSVAILNSFPKPDYFVWLSWQSIIVVATALWFRSKIIIVANFLMYLLIFFSYLVLEEKIGAIALSFGIVALVSARILNWQKHRLDLKTDAMRLFYLGSSFFIFPYALYHIVPKDYVALSWTIVAIGYYVMSIILKNKKYRWLALLTFLLTVLYILFVGTTNLDPIYRIISFMFLGSVLLVISILYSKRKKGSELKS; translated from the coding sequence ATGGATTCATCCTCCGAACATGAAGTGAATAATCAGTTAAAAACATATTTAATTAATTTGGAAAAAAGAATTTCTCGCATTGAGGAAAAACTCGATCTCGAGAAATTTTCTTCGGAAGACAATTTCGAATTACCTTCCTTTATACCGCAGAATATTTCAGAACGCGCAGATTCTTTAGAAACACAGATTGGTCAATTCTGGTTTGCAAAAGTAGGTATTGTAATCCTTGCGATCGGAATAATATTTCTAATGACGTTTCCTTATCAAAATTTGCCCTCATTTTTTCCGAGTCTTGTAGGAATTATTCTTACCGGAATACTTTTTTTGTTATCTAATTATTGGAAAACATCGCTTCAGTTTATTTCTCAATACGCTTTTGGTGAAGGTTTACTGCTTCTTTACTTCTCAACTTTACGCTTACACTTCTTCTCGGTTACTCCGGCAATAGAATCTAGTACGCTTGAAGTAATTCTATTGTTGATAGTCTCTTCTATTCATATTTCTCTTTCGTATAAAAGAAGATCTACTTATTTAATGGCTATTGGTGTTACATTGCTCTCCTTGTCAATGCTGATTGCGGACAATTCCTGGTTAATCTTTTTTGTATTGATTTTGATTAGCGGACTATCGGTTTATCTAAAACAAAAATTGAATTGGACTTCGTTCTTTACGTTTGCAATTCTGTTAGTCTTTTTTACTCATCTTATTTGGTTCATTGGCAATCCGGTTGCGGGTAATAAAATTTCTCTTCAAAGTTCGCCATTATTTAATATTTACTTTCTTCTTATTTACGCGTTAATTTTTGCCTACGGTAATATATTAGGAGAACGTGGCGAGAAGGAATCGTTAAATACAATATTAAACACAATGTTTAATTCAATTCTTTGTTTCCTTCTCGTGTTAATTATTTCACTTACAAAATTTAGCGAAACACTCACTGTATCCGGATTGGTAAGCTCTGTCGTTTTTTTATTTCTGTCTGCTATTTACTATGAAAAGCGTAAAAGTAAATACTCCACTTTCTTCTATGCTATACTTGGCTATACAGCATTAAGTGTGGCGATTCTTAATAGTTTTCCAAAGCCCGATTATTTTGTATGGTTGAGCTGGCAAAGTATAATTGTGGTTGCAACGGCACTTTGGTTCCGTTCTAAAATAATTATAGTGGCAAACTTCTTAATGTACCTGCTGATATTTTTTTCCTATTTAGTTTTGGAAGAAAAAATCGGCGCAATTGCATTGAGTTTTGGAATTGTAGCATTAGTTAGCGCTAGAATTTTAAATTGGCAAAAGCATCGGCTCGATCTCAAAACCGACGCGATGAGATTATTTTACCTCGGTTCATCATTTTTCATTTTCCCATATGCACTATATCATATAGTCCCAAAAGATTATGTAGCTCTCTCCTGGACTATAGTTGCAATTGGTTATTATGTAATGAGCATAATATTAAAGAATAAAAAATACCGGTGGCTTGCGCTTTTAACATTTTTGTTAACGGTTCTCTATATTCTTTTTGTCGGCACAACAAATCTAGACCCGATCTACAGGATTATTTCGTTTATGTTTTTGGGAAGTGTACTACTTGTGATTTCAATTTTATATTCTAAACGAAAGAAAGGAAGCGAGTTAAAATCTTGA
- a CDS encoding cytochrome c3 family protein — translation MRKRFFNLSIYFITISFILGVVISAQKENKNIQSSKEDHCYSCHKEIDNLPKDFSENDIHRHANISCSSCHGGDPTSDDQEIAMSPSKGFVGVPKHKDIPKFCGKCHSDINVMRVFQPRIETDQVEQYYTSVHGKKLLTGDENVAECASCHSAHSILPAKDPRSTVYALNVPGTCNKCHGNSELMKKYNLPSNQLEEYSKSVHGVALLKMKDVGAPACNDCHGNHGAIPPGVTSISNVCGTCHVSNMEYFNSTKMSKAFEEQDFHGCEQCHGNHAVLKPTDEMIGVGKDSKCVECHSSGDEGYAAAKKIYSSLTNLKNQFAMADAKYLEVKKKGMNDIEIGFLLQDAKQALIQSRTLIHTFDSTKVSARTNEGIAISNKASLMAQKEIDEYYTRRNGFAVATLVFLLVVVALYLKIKDKEKKTTK, via the coding sequence ATGAGAAAAAGATTTTTTAACTTATCGATATATTTTATAACAATCTCGTTTATACTCGGTGTTGTAATTTCCGCTCAGAAAGAAAATAAAAATATACAGAGCTCAAAAGAAGATCATTGTTATTCATGCCATAAAGAAATTGATAATCTGCCAAAAGATTTTTCTGAAAACGATATCCACCGTCATGCAAACATTTCATGTTCATCTTGCCATGGCGGAGACCCGACAAGCGATGATCAAGAAATTGCTATGAGTCCTTCAAAAGGATTTGTTGGTGTACCTAAACACAAGGACATTCCTAAATTCTGCGGAAAATGCCACTCAGATATAAATGTCATGAGAGTTTTTCAACCAAGAATAGAAACAGATCAAGTTGAGCAATATTACACCAGCGTGCATGGTAAAAAACTTTTAACGGGAGATGAAAATGTAGCAGAGTGTGCCAGCTGCCATTCTGCACATTCAATACTTCCTGCTAAAGATCCGCGTTCGACTGTTTATGCTTTGAATGTTCCGGGTACTTGCAATAAATGCCATGGTAATTCGGAGTTGATGAAAAAATATAATCTTCCAAGCAATCAACTGGAAGAATATTCGAAAAGTGTTCACGGAGTAGCGCTTCTTAAGATGAAAGATGTTGGCGCTCCGGCTTGTAACGATTGCCACGGTAATCATGGTGCAATTCCTCCCGGAGTTACCTCAATTTCTAATGTATGCGGAACCTGTCATGTGAGCAACATGGAATACTTCAACTCCACAAAAATGTCAAAAGCTTTTGAAGAACAAGATTTTCACGGATGCGAACAATGCCACGGCAATCATGCAGTATTAAAACCGACGGATGAAATGATCGGTGTGGGAAAAGATTCGAAATGTGTTGAGTGTCATTCATCCGGAGATGAAGGTTACGCTGCTGCGAAAAAAATATATTCATCGCTGACAAATTTGAAGAATCAATTTGCGATGGCAGATGCAAAATATTTAGAAGTTAAGAAGAAAGGGATGAATGATATTGAGATTGGCTTTCTCTTGCAGGATGCTAAACAGGCACTTATTCAATCGAGAACATTGATTCACACATTCGATTCGACTAAAGTTAGTGCAAGAACAAATGAGGGTATAGCAATTTCCAATAAAGCCTCTTTAATGGCACAAAAAGAAATTGATGAATATTATACACGCAGAAATGGTTTTGCGGTAGCAACATTAGTATTTCTCCTAGTTGTTGTAGCGCTATATTTAAAAATAAAAGACAAAGAGAAAAAAACCACTAAATAA